From the genome of Pelobates fuscus isolate aPelFus1 chromosome 6, aPelFus1.pri, whole genome shotgun sequence, one region includes:
- the RWDD4 gene encoding RWD domain-containing protein 4, with amino-acid sequence MANEDQEMELEALQSIYEGDDCFKELGPCSFQYRVGDIGDSKAFLIEISWPETYPETAPNISMNAFFNNQISPAVKQSILKMLQEQVEANLGTSMTYTLFEYAKDNKEVLMENHQPFNNVITLIGNDNTPEPANVNLSSKKKEKKEQLTKAQKKKLADKTDHKGELPRGWNWVDVIKVMLICEGVCSTYL; translated from the exons ATGGAGCTAGAAGCTCTCCAGTCCATTTATGAAGGAGATGACTGTTTTAAGGAATTAGGGCCTTGCTCTTTCCAATACAGG GTTGGTGATATTGGAGATTCTAAAGCCTTCCTTATTGAAATATCCTGGCCAGAAACCTACCCAGAAACTGCACCAAACATATCTATGAATGCCTTTTTCAACAATCAAAT ATCCCCTGCTGTCAAACAGAGTATATTAAAAATGTTACAAGAACAAGTAGAAGCTAATCTTGGTACATCAATGACCTACACTTTATTCGAATATGCCAAAGATAACAAAGAAGTATTAATGGAAAATCATCAACCATTCAACAATGTTATA ACATTAATCGGAAATGATAATACACCAGAGCCAGCAAATGTAAACCTATCAagcaagaaaaaagagaaaaaggagcAGTTAACTAAAGCCCAAAAGAAAAAATTAGCAGACAAAACAG ATCACAAAGGAGAACTTCCCCGTGGATGGAACTGGGTTGATGTTATTAAGGTAATGCTTATCTGTGAAGGTGTGTGCAGCACATATCTTTAG